Proteins from a single region of Blastocatellia bacterium:
- a CDS encoding enoyl-CoA hydratase/isomerase family protein — MSVHAPEDAPVIVQYGQGVAVVTMNRPAALNTLTIETLDQLADILAHLNRRNDVRAIILTGSGGAFAAGADIYQVGSLNGLSALPFARRGQQVCRLIERSAMPTIAAIDGYCMGGGVDLALACHIRIASLRSVFAHPGARLGIITGFGGTQRLPRVVGRAQAMELLMTGRRLTAQEAYRLGLVNRLVQDGSVVQASLALAQQWNLSTSALQSNDPVSA; from the coding sequence ATGTCCGTCCACGCGCCTGAAGACGCCCCTGTCATCGTGCAATACGGCCAGGGTGTAGCCGTTGTGACCATGAACCGCCCTGCCGCGCTCAATACGTTGACCATTGAAACTCTCGATCAGTTGGCTGACATCTTGGCTCATCTCAACCGACGGAACGATGTTCGCGCCATCATCCTCACCGGTTCGGGTGGAGCGTTCGCCGCAGGCGCGGACATCTATCAGGTCGGTTCGTTGAATGGTTTGAGCGCCTTGCCATTTGCGCGTCGTGGCCAGCAGGTGTGTCGCCTGATTGAGCGCAGCGCAATGCCGACCATTGCGGCCATTGACGGATACTGCATGGGTGGAGGCGTGGACCTGGCTCTGGCCTGTCATATTCGCATTGCCTCACTCCGGTCGGTTTTTGCTCATCCTGGCGCTCGTCTTGGCATCATCACGGGATTCGGCGGAACGCAACGGTTGCCGCGCGTGGTCGGACGGGCGCAGGCGATGGAATTGTTGATGACGGGTCGGCGCCTCACTGCCCAGGAGGCTTACCGTCTTGGGTTGGTCAATCGCCTTGTGCAAGACGGCTCGGTTGTGCAAGCCAGTTTAGCGTTAGCTCAACAGTGGAACCTTTCGACGAGTGCGCTTCAATCGAATGACCCCGTGTCAGCATGA
- the amrB gene encoding AmmeMemoRadiSam system protein B — protein MRLPRLRTDIEMFPVTVEGKQLIGLRDPHGYNHGVLLISVGALDILRFLDGEHSMVDVQAEWMRHKGEMLFSDDVQRLIDQLDQHFLLDTPRFLAHKNAVQEQFVNAPVRPAAHAGGSYPDDPARLREYLNQLFTAEEGAGWPQRFGASNDLKGIIAPHIDLRVGGPCYSWAYRELAERSQAQTYIILGTSHYGLGDLFVPTRKDFVTPLGVMKTDQAFLTLLEDHYGGPISQNELAHRTEHSIEFQVVFLQHVLADRRPVQIVPILVTSFHQMLLSYQSPYEDASFAKFINALKQAIREYERPTCFIIGADLAHVGHKFGDPFAAQERLAQIEQQDLTMLRTAEAVDPIAFFQVIRQDGDQHKVCGFPPICTFLAATEATSGTLLKYEQWSEESTRSAVTYASMAFY, from the coding sequence ATGCGATTGCCACGGCTCCGCACCGACATTGAAATGTTTCCCGTCACGGTTGAAGGCAAGCAGCTCATCGGCCTGCGTGATCCACACGGATATAATCATGGTGTGCTGCTGATCTCTGTAGGGGCACTGGACATCCTACGATTTCTGGACGGCGAGCATTCAATGGTTGACGTGCAAGCTGAATGGATGCGCCACAAAGGTGAAATGCTGTTTAGCGATGATGTTCAGCGCTTGATTGATCAACTTGATCAGCACTTTCTGCTGGATACGCCGCGATTCCTTGCACATAAAAACGCCGTTCAAGAACAGTTCGTCAACGCTCCCGTTCGTCCTGCCGCGCATGCTGGCGGGAGCTACCCGGATGATCCCGCCCGGTTGCGCGAATATCTTAACCAGTTGTTCACTGCTGAAGAAGGCGCTGGTTGGCCGCAAAGGTTCGGTGCCAGCAATGATCTGAAAGGAATCATTGCGCCGCATATTGATCTGCGCGTCGGGGGACCGTGTTATAGTTGGGCCTATCGGGAATTGGCCGAACGCTCTCAAGCTCAAACTTACATCATTCTCGGCACCAGTCATTACGGCTTGGGTGATTTATTTGTGCCGACGCGAAAGGATTTTGTCACACCGCTCGGTGTGATGAAAACCGATCAAGCGTTCCTTACGCTGTTAGAAGACCACTATGGCGGACCGATCAGTCAGAATGAGTTGGCGCATCGAACAGAACACTCCATTGAGTTTCAAGTTGTCTTCTTGCAGCACGTATTAGCCGACCGTCGTCCGGTTCAGATCGTGCCGATTTTAGTCACCTCGTTCCATCAAATGTTGCTGAGCTACCAGTCGCCCTACGAAGATGCGTCGTTCGCCAAGTTTATCAACGCCCTGAAACAAGCAATCCGAGAGTACGAGCGACCAACGTGCTTTATCATCGGCGCTGATCTAGCTCATGTGGGACACAAATTCGGCGACCCATTTGCGGCTCAAGAGAGGCTTGCCCAGATCGAGCAACAAGATTTGACGATGTTACGCACGGCAGAGGCCGTTGACCCGATCGCCTTTTTCCAAGTGATCCGCCAGGATGGCGATCAACACAAGGTCTGTGGCTTCCCGCCGATTT
- a CDS encoding cobalamin B12-binding domain-containing protein: MAERKIRVLLAKPGLDGHDRGAKVIARALRDAGMEVIYTGLRQTPEMIVNAALQEDVDCIGLSILSGAHTVLCPQLMQLLREKELTDVLVVVGGIIPQEDIPKLKEIGIAEVFLPGTSMHTIIEFIRSHVRPRA, translated from the coding sequence ATGGCAGAACGCAAAATTCGCGTGTTGCTTGCCAAGCCTGGTTTGGACGGCCATGATCGCGGGGCCAAGGTCATTGCCCGTGCGTTGCGCGATGCGGGCATGGAAGTCATTTACACTGGACTGCGGCAAACACCGGAGATGATCGTCAATGCGGCCTTGCAAGAAGACGTAGATTGCATTGGTTTGTCCATTCTCTCCGGCGCGCATACCGTTTTGTGTCCGCAGCTCATGCAATTGCTGCGTGAGAAAGAACTGACTGATGTGCTTGTGGTCGTTGGTGGGATCATTCCTCAGGAGGATATTCCCAAATTGAAGGAGATCGGTATCGCCGAGGTGTTTCTGCCCGGCACGTCCATGCATACGATTATCGAATTCATCCGGTCGCATGTCCGTCCACGCGCCTGA